The proteins below are encoded in one region of Streptomyces ficellus:
- a CDS encoding DUF2567 domain-containing protein — protein sequence MTAPLTPPHQPSPHDSAWPPPYPTAQEGTDGAPNTAAEVRQGAVVLLAVTLAGIALGLLWLWLAPRIPLVSDGRAVFLKDTEGEAAVGADGVFTLLALGLGALSAAVVFWFHRHGGIAIVVGLALGGLFGAMLGWGVGTLLGPAHDVAAHARAVGAGVTFDAPLKLQAHGAVLAWPVAAMLVHLGLTALFGPRDPEPDWDAPL from the coding sequence GTGACCGCACCGCTGACTCCGCCGCACCAGCCGTCCCCGCACGACTCCGCGTGGCCGCCGCCGTACCCCACCGCCCAGGAGGGCACGGACGGGGCGCCGAACACGGCCGCCGAGGTGCGCCAGGGCGCGGTCGTGCTGCTCGCGGTGACGCTCGCGGGGATCGCCCTCGGACTGCTGTGGCTGTGGCTGGCGCCGCGGATCCCGCTCGTCTCGGACGGCAGGGCCGTCTTCCTCAAGGACACGGAGGGCGAGGCCGCGGTCGGCGCCGACGGGGTGTTCACCCTGCTGGCGCTCGGCCTCGGGGCGCTCAGCGCGGCGGTCGTGTTCTGGTTCCACCGGCACGGCGGCATCGCGATCGTGGTGGGGCTCGCCCTCGGCGGGCTGTTCGGCGCGATGCTCGGCTGGGGCGTCGGCACGCTGCTCGGCCCGGCGCACGACGTGGCGGCGCACGCGCGGGCGGTCGGGGCGGGCGTCACGTTCGACGCGCCGCTCAAGCTCCAGGCCCATGGCGCGGTGCTGGCGTGGCCGGTGGCCGCGATGCTCGTCCACCTGGGCCTGACGGCCCTCTTCGGCCCCCGGGACCCGGAGCCGGACTGGGACGCTCCGCTCTGA
- the ybaK gene encoding Cys-tRNA(Pro) deacylase, with amino-acid sequence MAKKPKKQTGGTPATVALTAAGTPYTLHAYDHDPASPSYGEEAAEALGVSPDRVFKTLVADVDGALTVAVVPVAGQLDLKALATAVGGKRATMADPAAAERTTGYVRGGISPLGQRKRLRTVLDASAAEHGTICVSAGRRGLEVELAPADLAALTDAVLAPIGRG; translated from the coding sequence GTGGCGAAGAAGCCGAAGAAGCAGACGGGCGGCACCCCCGCGACGGTGGCCCTCACCGCCGCGGGCACGCCCTACACGCTGCACGCGTACGACCACGACCCCGCCTCGCCCTCGTACGGCGAGGAAGCGGCGGAGGCCCTCGGGGTCTCCCCCGACCGGGTGTTCAAGACCCTGGTCGCGGACGTGGACGGCGCCCTGACCGTCGCCGTCGTGCCGGTCGCCGGCCAGCTGGACCTGAAGGCCCTGGCGACGGCGGTGGGCGGCAAGCGCGCGACGATGGCCGACCCGGCCGCGGCCGAGCGCACCACGGGGTACGTCCGGGGCGGCATCTCCCCGCTGGGCCAGCGCAAGCGGCTGCGTACGGTACTGGACGCGTCGGCGGCGGAGCACGGCACGATCTGCGTCTCGGCGGGGCGCCGGGGGCTGGAGGTCGAGCTGGCTCCGGCGGACCTGGCGGCCCTCACGGACGCGGTGCTGGCACCGATCGGACGCGGCTGA
- a CDS encoding LON peptidase substrate-binding domain-containing protein, producing MTTARLPLFPLNAVLFPGLVLPLNVFEERYRAMMRELLKTDESEPRRFAVVAIRDGREVAPTAPGLPDQTALPEKGPAAGFGPDPIQAFHRVGCIADAATVREREDGSFEVLATGTTRVKLLSVDASGPFLTAELEELEEEQGDGAGALAEGVLRAFRSYQKRLAGARERSMAASQELPDEPSVVSYLVAAAAVLDTPAKQRLLQAPDTATRLREELHLLRAETAVLRHLPSLPAVELTRAPTSPN from the coding sequence GTGACCACCGCTCGCCTGCCACTCTTCCCGCTGAACGCGGTGCTGTTCCCGGGCCTCGTGCTGCCCCTGAACGTCTTCGAGGAGCGCTATCGCGCCATGATGCGCGAGCTGCTCAAGACCGACGAGTCGGAGCCGCGCCGCTTCGCCGTCGTGGCGATCCGCGACGGGCGTGAAGTCGCGCCCACGGCGCCCGGGCTGCCCGACCAGACGGCGCTGCCGGAGAAGGGGCCGGCCGCGGGCTTCGGACCCGACCCCATCCAGGCGTTCCACCGCGTCGGCTGCATCGCCGACGCGGCGACCGTCCGGGAGCGGGAGGACGGCAGCTTCGAGGTCCTCGCGACCGGCACGACCCGGGTGAAACTGCTGTCGGTCGACGCGAGCGGGCCGTTCCTCACGGCGGAGCTGGAGGAGCTGGAGGAGGAGCAGGGCGACGGAGCCGGGGCGCTCGCCGAGGGAGTGCTGCGGGCCTTCCGCTCCTACCAGAAGCGGCTGGCCGGGGCGCGGGAGCGGTCCATGGCGGCGAGTCAGGAACTGCCCGACGAGCCGTCCGTCGTCTCGTACCTGGTGGCCGCGGCGGCGGTGCTGGACACGCCCGCCAAGCAGCGGCTCCTCCAGGCGCCGGACACCGCCACGCGGCTGCGGGAGGAACTGCACCTGCTGCGGGCGGAGACGGCCGTGCTGCGGCACCTGCCGTCGCTGCCGGCGGTGGAGCTGACCCGGGCGCCGACGAGCCCCAACTGA
- a CDS encoding oxidoreductase, translated as MTEPHDDDVPDDLTPSEVGMWQAFRIGATYDLSTGNAMLDDPFSPRVWPPERSVRADKVALLLLDGPPALAGRVSALKLRGVHVTGTLDLAGGTVGPYVELHGCRFENEVVLPESRFTTLRMVKCAIPRLEAARLHTEGDLHLPRCRVDRGVRLTDAQIGTDLLISQIHVGPDRRGRAIVADGMSVAQDLQAELIETHGEFSLRGAKVGVSLSLRGSRLRGAEGRRALNAPQLTVERTLYMTYAWVSDRTGNAAGATPPGGLANFNTPMRGTRVQPFECRGGVRLDDGRFGDAVDFHHARFLLSSERREELSLRRIVTPELRFNGERPEEGRVVLNGAKVVTLIDLSTSWPGPGGLAMGGFVYENLVPYGHFPLTRRLEWVAAATPEFAPEPYERLATVLRNCGEDADAREVLLAKQRRRRETLPLAAKMWGYLQDWTVAYGYRPGRAALWMAVLWAAGALAFSRCDPPAIKPGEHPNWNAALYALDLLLPVINLNQDGYWRVEGVWQWASTVLILLGWILATTVAAGASRLLRRS; from the coding sequence GTGACCGAGCCGCACGACGACGATGTGCCGGACGATCTGACCCCGTCCGAGGTGGGGATGTGGCAGGCGTTCCGGATCGGTGCGACCTATGACCTGAGCACCGGGAACGCGATGCTGGACGACCCGTTCTCGCCGCGCGTGTGGCCCCCCGAGCGGAGCGTGCGGGCCGACAAGGTGGCGCTGCTGCTGCTGGACGGGCCGCCCGCGCTGGCCGGCCGGGTCTCGGCGCTGAAGCTGCGCGGGGTGCACGTCACGGGGACGCTCGACCTGGCCGGTGGCACGGTCGGGCCGTACGTGGAGCTGCACGGCTGCCGGTTCGAGAACGAGGTGGTGCTGCCGGAGTCGCGGTTCACGACGCTGCGCATGGTCAAGTGCGCGATACCCCGGCTGGAGGCGGCGCGGCTGCACACCGAGGGCGACCTGCACCTGCCGCGCTGCCGGGTGGACCGCGGGGTGCGGCTCACCGACGCGCAGATCGGCACCGATCTGCTGATCAGCCAGATCCACGTGGGCCCCGACCGGCGCGGCCGGGCGATCGTCGCGGACGGGATGTCGGTGGCGCAGGACCTCCAGGCGGAGCTGATCGAGACGCACGGCGAGTTCTCGCTGCGGGGGGCGAAGGTCGGCGTCTCGCTGAGCCTGCGCGGCAGCCGGCTGCGCGGCGCGGAGGGCCGGCGGGCGCTGAACGCGCCGCAGCTGACCGTGGAGCGGACGCTGTACATGACGTACGCGTGGGTCAGCGACCGGACGGGGAACGCGGCGGGCGCGACGCCGCCCGGCGGGCTGGCCAACTTCAACACGCCCATGCGCGGCACGCGCGTGCAGCCGTTCGAGTGCCGGGGCGGGGTACGGCTGGACGACGGCCGGTTCGGGGACGCGGTGGACTTCCACCACGCGCGGTTCCTGCTGTCGTCGGAGCGCCGCGAGGAGCTGTCGCTGCGCCGGATCGTCACGCCCGAGCTGCGGTTCAACGGCGAGCGCCCGGAGGAGGGGCGGGTGGTGCTGAACGGCGCGAAGGTGGTGACGCTGATCGACCTGTCGACCAGCTGGCCCGGCCCGGGCGGCCTCGCCATGGGCGGGTTCGTGTACGAGAACCTCGTGCCGTACGGGCACTTCCCGCTCACCCGCCGCCTGGAGTGGGTGGCGGCGGCGACCCCCGAGTTCGCCCCGGAGCCGTACGAGCGGCTGGCGACGGTGCTGCGCAACTGCGGCGAGGACGCCGACGCGCGCGAGGTGCTGCTGGCCAAGCAGCGGCGGCGGCGCGAGACGCTGCCGCTGGCCGCGAAGATGTGGGGCTACCTCCAGGACTGGACGGTGGCCTACGGGTACCGGCCCGGGCGGGCGGCGCTGTGGATGGCGGTGCTGTGGGCCGCCGGGGCGCTCGCCTTCTCGCGGTGCGACCCGCCGGCGATCAAGCCGGGTGAGCACCCGAACTGGAACGCGGCGCTGTACGCGCTGGACCTCCTCCTGCCGGTGATCAACCTCAACCAGGACGGGTACTGGCGGGTGGAAGGCGTCTGGCAGTGGGCGTCGACGGTGCTGATCCTGCTGGGCTGGATCCTCGCGACCACCGTCGCGGCGGGCGCTTCGCGTCTCCTCAGGCGCAGTTGA
- the hisD gene encoding histidinol dehydrogenase gives MISRIDLRGDALPKGGALRDLLPRAEFDVEAALEKVRPICEAVHHRGDAALIDYAEKFDGVVLDRVRVPAAALTRALEELDPAVRAALEESIRRARIVHREQRRQQHTTQVVPGGTVTEKWVPVQRVGLYAPGGRSVYPSSVIMNAVPAQEAGVESIALASPPQKEHGGLPHPTILAACALLGVDEVYAAGGAQAVAMFAYGTESCAPANMVTGPGNIWVAAAKRYFTGRIGIDTEAGPTEIAVLADDTADPAHIAADLISQAEHDPLAAAVLVTDSPDLAEAVEKELEPQVAATKHVEDRILPALRGKQSAIVLVDGLDEGLRVVDAYGAEHLEIQTADATAVAQRVRNAGAIFVGPWAPVSLGDYCAGSNHVLPTGGCACHSSGLSVQSFLRGIHIVDYTRDALAEVAHHVVTLAEAEDLPAHGAAIKARFEWKVPPR, from the coding sequence GTGATCTCTCGAATCGATCTGCGCGGCGACGCCCTCCCGAAGGGCGGCGCGCTGCGCGACCTGCTGCCCCGTGCCGAGTTCGACGTGGAAGCCGCCCTGGAGAAGGTGCGGCCGATCTGCGAGGCCGTGCACCATCGGGGCGACGCGGCGCTGATCGACTACGCGGAGAAGTTCGACGGTGTGGTCCTCGACCGGGTGCGCGTTCCGGCCGCCGCGCTCACGCGCGCGCTGGAGGAGCTCGACCCGGCCGTCCGCGCCGCCCTGGAGGAGTCGATCCGGCGCGCCCGGATCGTCCACCGGGAGCAGCGCCGGCAGCAGCACACCACCCAGGTCGTCCCCGGCGGCACGGTCACCGAGAAGTGGGTCCCGGTCCAGCGCGTCGGCCTGTACGCGCCCGGCGGGCGCTCGGTCTACCCCTCGTCCGTGATCATGAACGCCGTCCCGGCCCAGGAGGCGGGCGTCGAGTCGATCGCGCTCGCGTCCCCGCCGCAGAAGGAGCACGGCGGCCTCCCGCACCCCACCATCCTCGCCGCCTGCGCCCTCCTCGGCGTCGACGAGGTGTACGCGGCCGGAGGCGCCCAGGCGGTCGCCATGTTCGCGTACGGCACCGAGTCCTGCGCCCCCGCCAACATGGTCACCGGCCCCGGCAACATCTGGGTCGCCGCCGCCAAGCGGTACTTCACCGGCCGGATCGGCATCGACACCGAGGCCGGCCCGACCGAGATCGCCGTCCTCGCCGACGACACCGCCGACCCGGCGCACATCGCCGCCGACCTGATCAGCCAGGCCGAGCACGACCCGCTCGCCGCCGCCGTCCTGGTCACCGACTCGCCCGACCTCGCCGAGGCCGTCGAGAAGGAGCTGGAGCCCCAGGTCGCCGCCACCAAGCACGTCGAGGACCGGATCCTGCCCGCCCTGCGCGGCAAGCAGTCCGCGATCGTGCTGGTCGACGGCCTGGACGAGGGCCTGCGGGTCGTCGACGCGTACGGCGCCGAGCACCTGGAGATCCAGACCGCCGACGCGACCGCCGTCGCCCAGCGCGTCCGCAACGCCGGCGCGATCTTCGTCGGCCCCTGGGCGCCGGTCTCCCTCGGCGACTACTGCGCCGGCTCCAACCACGTCCTGCCCACCGGCGGCTGCGCCTGCCACTCCTCGGGCCTGTCCGTGCAGTCCTTCCTGCGCGGCATCCACATCGTCGACTACACGCGCGACGCGCTGGCCGAGGTCGCCCACCACGTGGTGACCCTCGCCGAGGCCGAGGACCTCCCGGCGCACGGCGCCGCGATCAAGGCCAGGTTCGAGTGGAAGGTGCCGCCCCGGTGA
- a CDS encoding histidinol-phosphate transaminase gives MTIGIDDLPIRDELRGKSPYGAPQLDVPVRLNTNENPYPLPEPLVERIAERVREAARGLNRYPDRDAVELRTELAAYLTRTTGYEVGAANVWAANGSNEVLQQLLQTFAGPGRLAIGFEPSYSMHGLISRGTGTGWISGPRHEDFTIDVAAAAAAIAEHRPDVVFITSPNNPTGTAVDAETVLALYEAAQAAKPSLVVVDEAYVEFSHRPSLLPLIEGRPHLVVSRTMSKAFGAAGLRLGYLAAHPAVVDAVQLVRLPYHLSAVTQATALAALEHTDTLLGYVEQLKTERDRLVTELRALGYEVTDSDANFVQFGRFDGEGGAHAVWREILDRGVLVRDNGVPGRLRVTAGTPEENDAFLDAVRALKKEQSS, from the coding sequence GTGACCATCGGCATCGACGACCTGCCCATCCGCGACGAGCTGCGCGGCAAGTCCCCCTACGGCGCGCCGCAGCTCGACGTGCCCGTACGCCTCAACACCAACGAGAACCCGTACCCGCTGCCCGAGCCGCTCGTCGAGCGGATCGCCGAGCGTGTCCGGGAGGCCGCCCGCGGCCTCAACCGCTACCCCGACCGGGACGCCGTCGAACTCCGCACGGAACTGGCCGCCTACCTCACCCGCACCACCGGGTACGAGGTCGGCGCCGCCAACGTCTGGGCGGCCAACGGCTCCAACGAGGTCCTCCAGCAGCTGCTCCAGACCTTCGCCGGACCGGGCCGCCTCGCGATCGGCTTCGAGCCCTCGTACTCGATGCACGGCCTGATCTCGCGCGGCACCGGCACCGGCTGGATCTCCGGGCCGCGCCACGAGGACTTCACCATCGACGTCGCCGCCGCCGCGGCCGCCATCGCCGAGCACCGCCCCGACGTCGTCTTCATCACCTCGCCCAACAACCCCACCGGCACCGCCGTCGACGCCGAGACCGTGCTCGCCCTGTACGAGGCGGCCCAGGCGGCCAAGCCGTCCCTGGTCGTGGTCGACGAGGCGTACGTGGAATTCAGCCACCGCCCGTCGCTGTTGCCCCTCATCGAGGGCCGCCCCCACCTGGTGGTCTCCCGGACCATGTCCAAGGCGTTCGGTGCCGCGGGCCTGCGCCTGGGATACCTGGCGGCGCACCCGGCCGTGGTCGACGCCGTCCAGCTGGTCCGCCTGCCGTACCACCTGTCGGCCGTCACCCAGGCCACCGCGCTCGCGGCCCTGGAGCACACCGATACGCTGCTGGGGTACGTGGAGCAGCTGAAGACCGAGCGGGACCGGCTGGTCACCGAGCTGCGCGCCCTCGGTTACGAGGTGACCGACTCCGACGCCAACTTCGTACAATTCGGACGGTTCGACGGTGAGGGCGGTGCCCACGCGGTGTGGCGCGAGATCCTCGACCGGGGCGTACTCGTCCGTGACAACGGCGTACCGGGCCGGCTGCGGGTCACCGCGGGGACACCCGAAGAGAACGACGCGTTCCTGGATGCGGTTCGCGCACTGAAGAAGGAGCAGAGCTCATGA